The Pseudomonas multiresinivorans DNA window GTGGCGCTGGCCGAAGGCATGGCGCTGGCGCGCAAGCTGTTCCGCCCGGAGGAATACCGCCCGGTGGACTACAAGCTCATTCCCACTGCTGTATTCAGCCTGCCCAACATCGGCACGGTCGGCCTGACTGAAGATGAAGCGCGCAGCGCCGGACACCGGGTGAAGCTGTTCGAGAGCCGTTTCCGCCCGATGAAGCTGACGCTCACCGAGTGCCAGGAACGGACCCTGATGAAGCTGATCGTCGATGCCGACACCGATAAGGTGCTGGGTTGCCATATGGTCGGCCCGGAAGCCGGAGAAATCCTCCAGGGCATCGCCATTGCGCTCAAGGCCGGGGCAACCAAGCGGGTGTTCGATGAAACCATCGGCATTCACCCGACCGCGGCGGAAGAGTTCGTGACGCTGCGTACTCCGGTCGGTGCCTGACGGCACTGTCGGAAATGAAAAAGCCGGTGCATCTGCACCGGCTTTTTTGTGGGCGGGGCGCCGTCAGTTGGCGCGTTCCAGCGGTGCGTGGCCGTCTTCCTGGCGCTGGGAGTAGCGCTGGGCGAGCACGGCGCAGACCATCAGCTGGATCTGGTGGAACAGCATCAGTGGCAGCAGGATCACGCCGACGGTGCTGCTGGCGAACAGCACCGAGGCCATGGGGACGCCGGTGGCCAGGCTCTTCTTCGAGCCGCAGAAGATGATGGTGATCCTGTCTTCCAGGGAGAAGCCCAGCCAGCGCCCCAGCAGGTTGGTGGCGACCAGTGCCAGTGCGAGCAGCACGCAGCAGGCCACGACCAGGCCGGCCAGCGCCGGAAGCGGAACCTGGTGCCACAGGCCCTGAATGACGGCGGCGCTGAAAGCGGTGTAGACCACCAGCAGGATCGAGCCCTGGTCCACGTAGCGCAGGACCGGCTTGTGCCGCTCCACCCAGGCGCCGATCCACGGGCGCAGCAGTTGGCCGGCAATGAAGGGCACCAGCAGTTGCAGGGTGATCTTGCCGATGGCGTCCAGCGTCGACATTCCGGTATCGCCATGGGCGCCGATCAGCAGCTGCACGAGCAGCGGCGTGACGAAAACGCCCAGCAGGCTGGAGGCCGATGCGCTGCAGATGGCCGCCGGGATGTTGCCCCGTGCCAGCGACGTGAAGGCGATAGCCGATTGCACGGTGGCGGGCAGGGCGCAGAGATACAGCATGCCCAGGTAAAGGTCCGGGGTTACTAGGGGCGACAGTGCGGGCTTGAGCGCCAGGCCGAGCAGGGGAAAGAGGATGAAGGTGCAGGAGAATATCAGCAGGTGCAGCCGCCAGTGGGTGGCCCCGGCGATGATCGCCTGGCGCGACAGCTTGGCACCGTGAAGGAAGAACAGCAGCGCGATGCCCAGGTTGGTGATCCAGCCGAAAATCACGGCAGCGGTGCCTTCGCAGGGCAGCAGGCTGGCAACGGTCACGGTGGCGATCAGCGCCAGGGTGAAGTTGTCGGGGAGCAGGCGTGGGCGAGCCATGGGCACATCTCTCATCGTTGTTGTGTGTGAAAGACCGCGAGGGTCAGGTTCGCACTCTAAGCCTGCGAGGATGTGCCGGCTAACGCCAGAACGTCAGCTTATGTCGCTGAAAGGACAGTTTCTGCTCCCTGCACATGCAGGTCCACCGAGCACACGCTGACCATCCCGCGCATGCGCTGGGCGATCACCTCGGCGCGATAGCGCGGCAGCGTGTTCACGCGCAGGGCGATATCCAGCCAGTCCTCCCGGCGGGAGGATTCCACCTCGGCCGGCACGTGGCCCTGCAGTGCAAACTGGTTCAGTAGGCGACAGAGAATGTCGGCATCGATCTCGGCGCGAATCAGGTAGCGCACGTCGGCGGCCACTTCGGTGGGGACGGGGCGGTCTTGTGGGAGTTGGGGGAGTTCGACGAGATGAAGTGCGGGGAGCGTCATGGCGGCTGGCCGATGCAGGGGAGGTGACGGGTATTCTGCGGGCGCGCCGGAGGAATTATTTGCCTGATTTCTGCAATGGGTGACTTATTTGTGCATTAATAAGTCTTTATTGTCGATATTTGAGATTTGTATATGCCCATATCGCTGGATGCCCAAGACCGCAGGATCCTCGAGTTACTGCAGGAGGAGGCAACGCTTTCGACGGCCGAGATCGCTGAGCGCATCGGCCTGTCGCAATCGCCGTGCTGGCGTCGAATTCAGCGACTGAAGGACGAGGGTGTGATCCGCAAGCAGGTGACTCTGCTGGATCGCAAGAAGATCGGCCTGAATACCCAGATATTTGCCCAGGTGAAGCTCAACGCCCATGGGCGCAATCACCTGACGGATTTTGCGCAGGCCATGCAGGAGTTCCCCGAGGTGCTGGAGTGCCACGTCCTGATGGGCGCGGTCGACTTCATGCTGCGCATCGTGACGGAGGATGTGGAGGCTTACGAGCGCTTCTTCTTCGAGCGCCTGTCCCAGGTGCCGGGCGTGCAGGAGATCAACTCCATCGTGGCGCTCTCGGAGATCAAGTCCACCACCACGTTGCCCCTGCCGCGGGGCTGAAAAGGCGCCGGGGTGCCGGCGCTCAGGGCGGTCAGACGCCGCCGAGATAGTCCATCTTGCCGACTTCCACGCCGTTGTGGCGGAGGATGTCGTAGGCCGTGGTGATGTGGAAATAGAAGTTCGGGTTGACGAATCCGAGCAGGAAGTCCGAGCCCTTGAAGCTGACTTCGCGGGTACGCAGCTTCAGCTCGATGGTGCGACTTTCGGCGCCTTCGAACTGCTCGGGCTTCAGGGTCTTGAGGAAGTCGATGGTCTTCGCGATGCGTGCCTGCAGCTCTGCGAAGGTGGTTTCGTCATCGGCGAAGCTCGGAACCTCGACACCGGCCAGGCGCGCACCGGCGCCCTTGGCGGAGTCGGAGGCTATCTGCACCTGGCGCCCTAGGGCGAACATGTCCGGGGCGAGACGGGCGTTGATCAGGACGGAAGGATCGATGGATTTGGCTTCGGCATGGGCGGCGGCCTTGGCGAGAATCGCCGAGAGATTGCCGAGCATGCGGATGAAGACGGGAACGGAAGCCTGGTAGATCGAGAGGGACATGCTGCGTACTCCAGACAGATAAAGGTGGGCTCGTCACGGTGGACGGCCGTCGGAGTCTACTGCGGGTATCTGCGGCTGTCGCCAGGCTTCAGCGCCTGGCCACTTTCGGCGCCGGACAGCGATCGCTTTCGATCGGGCCGACATAGGGATTGCCCCAGCCCATTACGCAGCCAACCATCTGGTTGCGCTGGCGCTCCCAGGTTTCCACCGGGTACTGCTTGCTCCAGGCGGTGAACAGCTGGCGGTCCTGGTTGGAGAGCTTCAGGCCGTAGCGGTCGCTCATATAGAAGTAGGTGCGGGCGATCATGCCGCGAATCTGCGGGCGGGGCATGGCCTTGCGTGCCTTGAAGTCGACCACCATCGGACAGGCGCCGTACTGCGAGGGCTTTTGCTGCAGCCAGCCGAAGCTGTAGTTGGCGCGGTCGCCGTTCACCTCGCCGATGCTCGGCACCAGGTTGTGCAGGTCGGCCTCGGCCTTCTGGTACACCCGGTCATTGCGCGAACAGTTCTTGCGCCCGCCGTTCTGCCAGCATTGGCGCTGGTGGCCGATCACCCAGGCAGGAACAATGTGCTCCCACTCGATGCGCGAGGCGCGGTTGGCATTCTTGCGCGGGGTGTAGCCGCAGCTCTTCAGGTCGACCTTGGTGCCGTTGTAGCGGCAGCCGCAATAGAACTCCACCGATTGGCGGGCGTACAGCTTGCGTCCGACCTTCTTGGCTTCTTCGAAGGTGCGCGGGGCGGCGGCAGAGGCAACGGTGGGAACAGCGAGGATCAGCAGCAGGGCCAGGCAGCGTCCGAACATGAGGCATTCCTTACGAAAGTCGCTGCATCTTACTGATTGAGAAAGAATTGCCAATCGTGGCAATGGAATGGCAAGGCTGTGGCGTGACGAGAATGCCATGGCGTGGTGCGCAGGGCTTACGGCGGCTGGGAACGCTTCGCGATACAGCTTCAACTCCTTTCAATCTGCTTCATAAAGTTTTCATAAGTCTATGATTTTGAAGTGAATTTATTTCTATAAATCACTTTAAAGACAAGCGCTATCACGATGTTTTGATGAGTTTTTCCCTGCTGCGAATGGCGGCCGCACCTGTCGTGCATCTTGTGGGGCGGGTATTAGAGTTTCAACATTAATATTGGTGTGTAAGTCATTGATATATAGATATTGGTACTATCTTCCCGCGCGGTCTGCACGGGATGCGCAAGGCTTGGTAAGCTGAGCCTTTCCGTCATCCGGGAGATCGTCATGATTGAGCGCAGAACCCTGGCGGCCATCGCCTGCCTCGTATTGGCGATGCCAGCCTTCGCGCAGAAGTTCACCGGGCAGGAGGCGCAATCGCAAAGTGCGCCGCGCTATCAGAACCAGCCGCAATGGCAGCAGTCGCCGCCGGTGATCCAGCGCATCTATGTCAGCCCTGGGGCAAGCGGTAGCGTAGGCAGTTCGTCCAGCTGGCAACGCAATGACAGCTATGGTGGCGCGCGGGTGCCCAGTGGCTACGGCGAGACGCGTTCGAACACGGTCATCATCGACCAGGGCAGCGGCGGCATCCGACAGAGCATCGAATACCCCAATGGCGCGGTCTATCCGCGAGGTAACGGCAATTATCAGCAACAGTGAGCCGGGTCAGTCGACCAGGTCGTCGCGCGTCAGGCGGGATTTGCGCAGGCCGCCGTGGCTGTAGAACAGCCCGGTATCGCCGCGCCAATGGAAGAGTGTGGCGAGAAACGCCGAACTGACCCGGCCCACATCCCAGCTACGGAGTTTGCGGTAGGCCCAGAGCCAGCTGTCGTCGGAGGAGGAGTCGCTCATGGAATCGTCCTTGATTCGGCAAGCGTGAAAAGTGCATGGGACATTAGTGCGCCTGATAGGCCTTCGCAAGTCGCTGCTCCCGCAACCGCGACCTGCGAAAAAACCTGCGCACTCAGGCGGTGCTGAGCGCCTTCGATTCCTCGACGTACTCCTTCAGCCAGCGCAGCACCTCCACGGCGTCCCAGCGGCTGGGGTCGAACATGGCGTAGGCCTGGCCCTGGTAGCCCACCACATCCAGCGGGCGGTGATAGCCGGCGCGCTGCATCAGGGCCTCGATTTCCGCGAAGCACACGTTGAAGTGGGTGCGGCTGAAGGGCGTCTTGCCCTCTGTGACCAACCCCTCCAACAGCAGTTCCGCCACGGCTTCGCTGACTTCCTCGATGGCCATGTGGTTCACCGTGTACTTCAGCTGATGGATACTGACCATCGCTTGCTCCTCAATGGGTTTCAGGCCCATACCCTGTGATTCGAGGTGATCGACGTAGCCAATGGACTATGGCCTTTCGTCGAGGTTTAAAAAATTTTCGCAAAATACTGTATGCATGAACAGTATTTTCTCCTAATATCCCTCTCGCGGTCTGACAGAAACCTTGAAGTGCCCGTCGCCAGTGGCCTGGCGGGCATTGCTCGACGAACAGGAGCGATGGCGATGCTGCAGAAACTGATGCTTTGTGCCGGTGTGGCGATGCTCGCGGGTTGTGCCCAACCCCAGGCGGATGTCCCGCGCGCCAATGGCGCCTACCTCATCATCGAGGGCAAGGAGGCCTGGGCCGTTCTGGTGGCCGACGGCAAGCGCGTCGAGGAGCGAGGCACGGTACGCGATGCCATCCGTCTGCCGAAGGAGCGCTCGGCGATCGCTGCCAGCTACGTGATCGACACGCCCAACTGCGGTCGCCTGCAATGGCTGACCCAGGGCGAGGGCGACTCCACCGTGCGGCTGTCCTCGCAGGGCGACGCGGACGACCTGTCGGGTTGCCAGATCAGCGACGGACTCAGCCGCGTCTGGACTGCGCTGGACTATTCGAGCTGAGCATCAGCCCCGAGAAATCCGATCTCCGACAAAATGTTTCGGCTGGCCCTCTCTTCACGTTTTTTTCACACCCAGGGGCAGAGGATGAAAACCAGCTAAGGGATTAGCTCCCCATCGAAAAGCCCGCTTGATTGCGGGCTTTTTATTGCCTGTCGATCAAGGTCGGCTCGCCCGCCAGACGCTCTGCGGCTAAGGTGAAGCTCCACGGAAAGGCGGAGATAGAGATGCAGCGGGTTCTTGCGGAACGACTTTGGACAGCCCTCGGTGGCCAGGCCGAACGCCTGAGTCACCTGGCCTCTCGCAGCGAAGGCTCCCTGCCTTCGGCATTCTTCGTCACCGAACTGGCCGCCGCCAGCATAGCCAGCGCCGGACTGGCACTGGGCGAGTGGCTGGAGCCGGAAGGTGGCGCGGCGACCTCCATGGTCGTGGACCGCCGTTTGGCTTCCTTCTGGTTCTCCACCTCCTTGCGGCCTCAGGGCTGGACAGTGCCCGACCTCTGGGATGCGATCGCCGGTAACTACCGCACACGTGACGGCTGGATCCGCCTGCACACCAATGCTCCGCACCACCGCGCCGCCGCACTTCGAGTCCTCGGCGCCGAGAATCAGCGCGATCAGGTCGCCAGCGCCGTGGCCGGTTGGGAGGCGGGCGAGCTGGAGCTGGCGATCGTCAGGGAGGGCGGCTGCGCGGCCGAGATGCGCTCGTGGGATGCCTGGAAACAGCACCCGCAAGGCATCGCCGTGGCTCGCGAGCCTCTCGTGTTGCGCGATATCCAACTGGTGTCCGGGCCATCCCTGGACATCGAGATCGACCGCGAACGCCCGCTGGCCGGCCTGCGGGTGCTGGATCTGACCCGTGTACTGGCCGGCCCGGTCGCCACCCGATTCCTTGCCGGCTTCGGTGCCGAGGTACTGCGCATCGACCCGCCGGACTGGGATGAGCCCGGCGTGGTGCCGGAAGTCACCCTGGGCAAGCATTGCGCGCGGCTGGACCTGCGCCAGCCGGCAGGTCGGGAGCGTTTCCAGGACCTGCTCGGCAGCGCCGACGTTCTGGTCCACGGCTATCGGGCCGATGCCCTGGAGCGCCTGGGTTTCGGCGCCGACGTGCGCCGCACCATCGCACCGGGGCTGGTGGACGTCAGCCTGAATGCCTATGGCTGGTCCGGCCCCTGGAGTGAAAGACGTGGCTTCGACAGCCTGGTGCAGATGAGCAGTGGCATCGCCGAAGCAGGGCGCGTGTGGCGTGGCGAGGAAAAGCCCGTACCGTTGCCCGTTCAGGCGCTCGATCACGCGACCGGTTACCTGATTGCTGCCGCCGCTTTACGTGGGTTGGCCGAGCGCCGGCGCAGCGGCCGGGGTAGCCGTTGGAGGCTGTCGCTGGCGCGGACAGCGCAGTTCCTGCTGGAGGCGGGTGTTGCGCCGCCGAACCAGGCGGAGCTGGGTGCGGAAACCGCGGCCGATCTGGCGCCGGGTATCGAAGCCACTCCGTGGGGCCATGCGCGCCGCCTGCGCCCGCCGTTGCAGGTCGCCGGTTCGCCGCTCTTCTGGGAGTTGCCGGCCTCCGAGCTGGGCTGGGTGCCGGCCGTCTGGCAGCCGGTCAGCCCCGGCTGACCTGGAACGCCTCGCCGGTGGCGAAGAAGGCGCCGCCAGCCTGGTAATGGATGGTGCGCAACTCGTCGCTGGGGAAATGCCAGCGACCGTTGGAGAAGGCGCGCTCATCGGCGTAGGCGGCGACCACCTCGGCGATGAACAGGTCGTATTTCTCCTGGTTGTGCGGCTCGCTGATCACCTTGCATTCCAGATAGGCGACGCAGCCGTCGACCACCGGTGCGTCGACCTGCTTCGCACGCGAAACACCAATGTCCAGTTGCTCGAACTTGTTGCCCTCGCCGCCGTTGCTCGACCCTACCGCCAGGGTCAGCTCGGCCTGCTGGCGCGTCGGCAGCTGGATGACGAAAGCGCCGGAGCCTTCCACCAGATGACGTGACCAGGTGTTGCGGTCGAGCACCAGCATCAGCTTGGGCGGGTCGAAGTCCAGCGGCATGACCCAGGCGGCGGCCATGACGTTGGCCGTGCCCTGGTGCTCGCAGGTGACGATGGTGCTCGGGCCGTGGTTGAGCAGCAGGTAGGCCTTGTTCAGCGGTACGTCTTTCAGGTGACTCATTCTCGGGTCCTCAGGGCTGGCTCAGAGCAGCAGGCCATCCACCGGTTTCAGCGGTTCCGGCAGGTCGTTTTCACCGAGGATTTCCAGCACGGTGATTTCCAGGTTGCGGCTCATGGCGTCCAGCGGCAGGTCGTTGGGTTGGGTATCGAACGGGTCGGCGATCTGGTCGCCCAGGGCATCCAGACCGAAGAAGGTGTAGGCCAGCACGCAGACGGCCAGCGGGGTGAACCAGCCGATGCTGTCCACCAGGCAGAAGGGCAGCAGGAAGCAGTAGACGTGCACGATGCGGTGCAGCATCAGGATGTAGGGGTAGGGAATCGGCGTGTTGCTGATCCGCTCGCAGCCGCCCAGCACGTACGACAGGCGGGTCATCTGCTGGTCGATGGCTGCCAGGGTGATGTCGCTTGCGCCCGCCGCGCGGCCCTGGTCGGCGAAGCGCTGGCCAAGGTCTGCCAGCAGCGCGTTTGCCGGATTGCGGCGATGAGCGAATGCCGCGGCGTCGTCACCCAGCACACGTTTCACGTCGTCGCCTTGCTCGGTGCCGCGCAACTGGTCGCGCAGGGTGTAGCCGAAGGCGATCAGCGGCTTGCACAGCTGGCGGCGGCTATCGGCATCGAGGTCGGGCAGCAGCGAACGGGTCTGCCGCGCCAGGTTGCGCGTCACGATCAGCAGCTCGCCCCAGAGCGTGCGCGCCTCCCAGAAGCGCTGGTAGGCGACGTTGTTGCGAAAGCCGAGGAAGATCGCCAGCGTCAGCCCCCAGAGGGTGAATGGCGTAGAGGTGATGATCACCTTGTAGTGGTAGAGCGTGCCGTGGGTGGCCACCACCAGGGAGCTCAGCAGCACCGTGTAGAGCACCTTGCGCCAGATGGCCGGGATGATCGAACCCTTGAGCGAGAACAGCAGGACCCAGAGAGTCGGGGTTTGCGGGCGGAGGATCATGCGGCGGCATCCGGTGGGGCGGAGCGCGCATGATAGCCGAGATGAAGGCTCGGGCGACGTGTCGCGGAGTGGGACCTTTGTAGGAGCGAGCTTGCTCGCGAACCGGCCATGTACCGAAGAGATTCGCGAGCAAGCTCGCTCCTACAGAAAAGCGGAACGTCCTGGCGTACCTAGCCCTGTTCGTACAGCTTCACGATCGCCGAGAAGTCCAGCTGGCCGTTGCCCTGGTTGCTGAAGGTCTGGAACAGCTGCTGGGCTAACGCGCCAAGCAGCACCGGCTGGCGAATCTGTCGCGCGGCCTCGCTGGCCAGGCCCAGGTCCTTGAGCATCAGGTCGGTGCCGAAGCCGCCGCTGTAGCCGCGTGCGGCTGGAGCGCCGGTGAGCGGGTTGTTGATCTCCGAGGCCCAGCAGCGGCCGCTGGAGGTGTTGATGATGCCGGCCAGCACTTCGGCGTCCATGCCCAGCTTCACGCCCAGGGACATGGCTTCCGCCACGCCGATCATGGAGATACCCAGCAGCAGGTTGTTCGCCACCTTGGCCACCTGGCCGTTGCCGGCGCCACCGCAGTGCACGATGTTCTTGCCCATGGCGGCCAGCACCGGGCGGGCGCGCTCGAAGTCGGCCTGGTCGCCGCCGACCATGAAGGTCAGGGTGCCGGCCGCGGCGCCAGCCGTACCGCCGGAAACCGGTGCATCGAGCATGGGGTTGCCGTGGGCGAGGGCGGCGGCGGAGACCTCGCGGGCGTTCAGCGGGTCGATGGTGGACGAATCGATGAGCAACACGCCGGATTGCACGTTGGCCAGCAGGCCATCGTCGCCGAGGAACACCTGCTTCACATGGGCGGCGGCGGGCAGCATGGTGATGATCACCTCGACGTCGTCGCGCGCCACTTCGGCCGGCGAGCTGTGTGCGCGTGCGCCCGAAGCTACGGCGGCCTCCACGGCCTTGGCGGAAAGATCGAAGACGCTCAGGTCGAAACCGGCCTTGAGCAGGTTGGCAGCCATGGGGCCGCCCATGTTGCCGAGTCCGATGAAACCGATGCGCATGGGGATTTCCTCTTCTTCTTGTACTGGAAGCGCTCCGTGGTCGGAGCGCCGGAAAGGGTGCCCGCCCGCGTGGTGCCGAATCCGGACCAGCATCCATGCTGAAGTCCGGGTCGGCTCGGGGCAGGCGGGCGGGCAGGCTTTTCTAAGTGATCACTTGAGGTTGATGGTGGTGTTCACCGCACCGCCGACCTCGTTTTCATCGAACCAGCGCTCGGTGACGGTCTTGGTCTGGGTGTAGAACTGCACCACCTGCTTGCCGTACGGGCCGAGGTCGCCGAGCTTGGAGCCGCGCGAGCCGGTGAAGGAGAACAGCGGTACCGGCACCGGGATCGGCACGTTGATGCCCACCTGGCCGACGTCGATTTCCTCCTTGAAGTGCCGTGCGGCAGCGCCGGAGCGGGTGAACAGAGCGGTGCCGTTGCCGTTGGGGTTGGCGTTGATCAGCTCGATGGCCTCGTCGAAGGTCTTGACCGAGACTACGCAAAGCACCGGGCCGAAGATTTCCTCGCGGTAGATGGTCATCTGCGGGGTAACGCCGGAAAACACGGTCGGGCCGACGAAGTTGCCCTTGCCGTAGCCGGCTACTTGCGGATTGCGGCCGTCCAGTTCCAGCGTGGCGCCTTCCTGGGTGCCGCGCTCGATCAGGCCGCTGACGCGGTCCAGCGCCGCGCAGGAAACCAGCGGGCCGACGTCGGTGTTGGCCTCGGTGCCGCCACTCACTTTCAGGGTCCTGGCCTTGGCCACCAGGTCGGGAATCCACTCGTTGGCTTCGCCCACCAGGATTGCCACCGAGACTGCCATGCAGCGTTGCCCGGCGGCGCCGAAGGCTGCGCCGGCAATGGCGTTCAGCGTTTGTTCCTTATTGGCGTCGGGCAGCACCACGGCGTGGTTCTTCGCGCCCATCATGCACTGCACGCGCTTGCCGGCCAGCGAGGCGCGGTTGTAGACGTGGGTGCCGACACGGGTCGAACCGACGAAGGAAACGGCCTTGATGTCCGGGTGATCGCAGATGGCGTTCACCACGTCCGGGCCGCCATGGATGACATTGAGCACGCCCGGCGGCACGCCGGCCTCATGGGCCAATTCGACCAGGCGCATGGTCACCATCGGGTCCTGTTCGGAGGGCTTGAGGACGAAGGTGTTGCCGGTGGCAATGGCCATCGGGAACATCCACAGCGGGATCATCGCCGGGAAGTTGAAGGGGGTGATGCCGGCGCACACGCCGATGGGCTGCAGGATCGTGAAGGTGTCTACGCCACCGGCCACGTTATTGGCCAGTTCGCCCAGTTGCAGGTTGCCGATGGCCGAGGCGTGCTCGACCACCTCCAGACCGCGGAACACGTCGCCTTCGGCGTCGGGCAGGGTCTTGCCCTGTTCGGCGGTGAGGATGGCCGCCAGCTCCTTCATGTTCTCGCGGATCAGTTGCTGGTACTTGAGGAAGATGCGCGCGCGGGCGCCGATGGGGGTCTTCTTCCAGGTCTTGAACGCAGCCTTGGCGCTGGCCACCGCGCGCTCGACTTCCTCGGGCGTGGCGAAGGGCACACGGGCGAGGACTTCCTGGGTG harbors:
- a CDS encoding bile acid:sodium symporter family protein, whose amino-acid sequence is MARPRLLPDNFTLALIATVTVASLLPCEGTAAVIFGWITNLGIALLFFLHGAKLSRQAIIAGATHWRLHLLIFSCTFILFPLLGLALKPALSPLVTPDLYLGMLYLCALPATVQSAIAFTSLARGNIPAAICSASASSLLGVFVTPLLVQLLIGAHGDTGMSTLDAIGKITLQLLVPFIAGQLLRPWIGAWVERHKPVLRYVDQGSILLVVYTAFSAAVIQGLWHQVPLPALAGLVVACCVLLALALVATNLLGRWLGFSLEDRITIIFCGSKKSLATGVPMASVLFASSTVGVILLPLMLFHQIQLMVCAVLAQRYSQRQEDGHAPLERAN
- a CDS encoding Lrp/AsnC family transcriptional regulator, whose product is MPISLDAQDRRILELLQEEATLSTAEIAERIGLSQSPCWRRIQRLKDEGVIRKQVTLLDRKKIGLNTQIFAQVKLNAHGRNHLTDFAQAMQEFPEVLECHVLMGAVDFMLRIVTEDVEAYERFFFERLSQVPGVQEINSIVALSEIKSTTTLPLPRG
- a CDS encoding DUF1993 domain-containing protein, coding for MSLSIYQASVPVFIRMLGNLSAILAKAAAHAEAKSIDPSVLINARLAPDMFALGRQVQIASDSAKGAGARLAGVEVPSFADDETTFAELQARIAKTIDFLKTLKPEQFEGAESRTIELKLRTREVSFKGSDFLLGFVNPNFYFHITTAYDILRHNGVEVGKMDYLGGV
- a CDS encoding endonuclease, which translates into the protein MFGRCLALLLILAVPTVASAAAPRTFEEAKKVGRKLYARQSVEFYCGCRYNGTKVDLKSCGYTPRKNANRASRIEWEHIVPAWVIGHQRQCWQNGGRKNCSRNDRVYQKAEADLHNLVPSIGEVNGDRANYSFGWLQQKPSQYGACPMVVDFKARKAMPRPQIRGMIARTYFYMSDRYGLKLSNQDRQLFTAWSKQYPVETWERQRNQMVGCVMGWGNPYVGPIESDRCPAPKVARR
- a CDS encoding CoA transferase, producing MQRVLAERLWTALGGQAERLSHLASRSEGSLPSAFFVTELAAASIASAGLALGEWLEPEGGAATSMVVDRRLASFWFSTSLRPQGWTVPDLWDAIAGNYRTRDGWIRLHTNAPHHRAAALRVLGAENQRDQVASAVAGWEAGELELAIVREGGCAAEMRSWDAWKQHPQGIAVAREPLVLRDIQLVSGPSLDIEIDRERPLAGLRVLDLTRVLAGPVATRFLAGFGAEVLRIDPPDWDEPGVVPEVTLGKHCARLDLRQPAGRERFQDLLGSADVLVHGYRADALERLGFGADVRRTIAPGLVDVSLNAYGWSGPWSERRGFDSLVQMSSGIAEAGRVWRGEEKPVPLPVQALDHATGYLIAAAALRGLAERRRSGRGSRWRLSLARTAQFLLEAGVAPPNQAELGAETAADLAPGIEATPWGHARRLRPPLQVAGSPLFWELPASELGWVPAVWQPVSPG
- a CDS encoding flavin reductase family protein → MSHLKDVPLNKAYLLLNHGPSTIVTCEHQGTANVMAAAWVMPLDFDPPKLMLVLDRNTWSRHLVEGSGAFVIQLPTRQQAELTLAVGSSNGGEGNKFEQLDIGVSRAKQVDAPVVDGCVAYLECKVISEPHNQEKYDLFIAEVVAAYADERAFSNGRWHFPSDELRTIHYQAGGAFFATGEAFQVSRG
- a CDS encoding bestrophin family protein, whose protein sequence is MILRPQTPTLWVLLFSLKGSIIPAIWRKVLYTVLLSSLVVATHGTLYHYKVIITSTPFTLWGLTLAIFLGFRNNVAYQRFWEARTLWGELLIVTRNLARQTRSLLPDLDADSRRQLCKPLIAFGYTLRDQLRGTEQGDDVKRVLGDDAAAFAHRRNPANALLADLGQRFADQGRAAGASDITLAAIDQQMTRLSYVLGGCERISNTPIPYPYILMLHRIVHVYCFLLPFCLVDSIGWFTPLAVCVLAYTFFGLDALGDQIADPFDTQPNDLPLDAMSRNLEITVLEILGENDLPEPLKPVDGLLL
- the mmsB gene encoding 3-hydroxyisobutyrate dehydrogenase; amino-acid sequence: MRIGFIGLGNMGGPMAANLLKAGFDLSVFDLSAKAVEAAVASGARAHSSPAEVARDDVEVIITMLPAAAHVKQVFLGDDGLLANVQSGVLLIDSSTIDPLNAREVSAAALAHGNPMLDAPVSGGTAGAAAGTLTFMVGGDQADFERARPVLAAMGKNIVHCGGAGNGQVAKVANNLLLGISMIGVAEAMSLGVKLGMDAEVLAGIINTSSGRCWASEINNPLTGAPAARGYSGGFGTDLMLKDLGLASEAARQIRQPVLLGALAQQLFQTFSNQGNGQLDFSAIVKLYEQG
- a CDS encoding CoA-acylating methylmalonate-semialdehyde dehydrogenase; amino-acid sequence: MTAPAVPTVKLFLDGKPVESTTSEWRDVINPATQEVLARVPFATPEEVERAVASAKAAFKTWKKTPIGARARIFLKYQQLIRENMKELAAILTAEQGKTLPDAEGDVFRGLEVVEHASAIGNLQLGELANNVAGGVDTFTILQPIGVCAGITPFNFPAMIPLWMFPMAIATGNTFVLKPSEQDPMVTMRLVELAHEAGVPPGVLNVIHGGPDVVNAICDHPDIKAVSFVGSTRVGTHVYNRASLAGKRVQCMMGAKNHAVVLPDANKEQTLNAIAGAAFGAAGQRCMAVSVAILVGEANEWIPDLVAKARTLKVSGGTEANTDVGPLVSCAALDRVSGLIERGTQEGATLELDGRNPQVAGYGKGNFVGPTVFSGVTPQMTIYREEIFGPVLCVVSVKTFDEAIELINANPNGNGTALFTRSGAAARHFKEEIDVGQVGINVPIPVPVPLFSFTGSRGSKLGDLGPYGKQVVQFYTQTKTVTERWFDENEVGGAVNTTINLK